The nucleotide sequence TCACCAAACGAATCGCTTCAGCTTCGGCTTGGGCGGTTCGGATTCGCGCGGTGGCGTCCCCCTCGGCTTTTTTAATGCGGGCTTCGGCTTCACCTTCTGCACGGAGAATATTGGAGCGTTTATCCCCTTCCGCTTTATTGATTTGAGATTCGCGTTCGCCCTCGGCTTCTAATATGCTTGATTTCTTTTGTGCTTCGGCGTTTAAGATTGCGGCACGGCGTTCACGCTCGGCGCGCATTTGTTTTTCCATTGCGTCTTGAATATCACGCGGCGGAACAATGTCTTGAAGTTCAACGCGGTTAATTTTTACACCCCATTTATTGGTGGCATCATCGAGAATAATTCTGAGTTTTCCGTTGATGGTATCGCGTGAAGTGAGGGTTTCGTCAAGGTCTAATTCACCGATGACATTGCGCAGCGTGGTTTGCGTGATTTTCTGAATGGCATCGGGAAGGTTGCCGATTTCGTATGTAGCCTTAACGGGGTCAATAATTTGAAAATACACGAGAGCGTTGATTTCCATTGTCACATTGTCTTTGGTAATGACATTTTGCTTCGGGAAATCGTAAAGCGTTTCTCGCATATCGATTTTACTCGTTCGACTTGAGATATAAACTGTGCGACCGGCGGGGTCGGTTCGGGTATATCGCCATTCTATTTCGCGGGGTTTATCAATAATTGGAACAATGATATTGATACCACTTTCAAGTGTTTTGTGGTAACGACCTAAACGCTCGACAATGGTTACCTCGGCTTGCTGAATAATTCGCACACCTTTCGAAATCAGAATAATCACAAAAAGGGCAACAAGCCCTAAGAAAATAAGAAATCCCATATCGGTTGTGTTTTTTAGTTATTGTAAAAGATTGCCAACAGAATCGTGTGAAGAAACTCTCTTAAAGGGTGTTCTTTTCTTCAACAATCAAAGTGACACCCTCGACGCGTTTAATTTCAACAATGGATCCCTCATGAATAGGATTACCGGTTAAAGATGAGGCTTTCCAATCTTCTCCGCCCAAAATTTTTACCCTTCCAACACCGGATTCGTTTTGAATGGATTCAATCACTTTGGCATCTTTCCCGATTATTGCATTGACACCAGTCTGAATGGTCGGTTTTGAATGATAGAAATATTTTTTTGCGATTGGGCGCAGCGTAGCAAAAGTGACCAAGGAGACTGCCGCGAAAACAAATAACTGAAAACCAATTCCAAGTCCGATCATTTGGCAAAAACCGGCCGCAAAAGCTGCAATACTGAAACTGGCCAATACAAAGCCGGGAGTTACAATTTCAATAATTAGAAGTATGACGGCTGCAATAAACCAATAGTTATCAATTGTATTCCAATCCATACATTAACAGTTTTAAGTCATTTGCGAGTAGAATTTCTAAAAGATTAAATTTCATACGGAATTTAGAGAGTTTTTATTCAATTTTAGCTAATCGCTTTATGGAATTGTGATTCTGAATTTCTCGAGCCTTCTGTAAAGGGCTGCGCGCGAGATACCTAACGATTCCGCAATTCTTGAAATATTCCCATTATGCTCTTCGATTGCCCTTTCTA is from Chloroherpetonaceae bacterium and encodes:
- a CDS encoding SPFH domain-containing protein, which encodes MGFLIFLGLVALFVIILISKGVRIIQQAEVTIVERLGRYHKTLESGINIIVPIIDKPREIEWRYTRTDPAGRTVYISSRTSKIDMRETLYDFPKQNVITKDNVTMEINALVYFQIIDPVKATYEIGNLPDAIQKITQTTLRNVIGELDLDETLTSRDTINGKLRIILDDATNKWGVKINRVELQDIVPPRDIQDAMEKQMRAERERRAAILNAEAQKKSSILEAEGERESQINKAEGDKRSNILRAEGEAEARIKKAEGDATARIRTAQAEAEAIRLVTEAISKSSNPGNYLIAVRYIEAMKEMVSGKDNKVIYLPYEATGILGSLSGIKELFGNEPKKP
- a CDS encoding NfeD family protein, with product MDWNTIDNYWFIAAVILLIIEIVTPGFVLASFSIAAFAAGFCQMIGLGIGFQLFVFAAVSLVTFATLRPIAKKYFYHSKPTIQTGVNAIIGKDAKVIESIQNESGVGRVKILGGEDWKASSLTGNPIHEGSIVEIKRVEGVTLIVEEKNTL